The Hevea brasiliensis isolate MT/VB/25A 57/8 chromosome 1, ASM3005281v1, whole genome shotgun sequence genome has a window encoding:
- the LOC110653834 gene encoding centromere protein C isoform X4 translates to MTSEVALEHKNDVVAEKAVEFPRGQRPGLGRKRPRFSLLPNISQPTVNLEPTLDFDKLKGPEEFFLAYERLENAKKEIAKQTGHVFTDSDQYNVFMVPRSQRLGIPGRSSMAKYKHLYPTMLSQETSEEDILSSCGPQQEHACPNVASHQTEPANAASQQLEPTNDASQQTESASVASEEMELDDSEVEAENSVNKFLDEFLLHHYEELEGDGAINLLQDRLQIKPLHIEKLSLPELPDIQRINFKASGVNLPKHRNVLSDIHNLLNGAKNITPMKLQNAESSVPSFGSPTPPKNPLASLSLLRKVIFQPNLSSDPFSTVDIGQPSARNASPVEDINKDSDPIDVEKTLCISFELNSLTTEEDDGTIVDRSSTMAVGDFTCSFEKCLNERSLRLASGNGVGLRESGLELEDNNVCMDYDVINENLSQADAVVNRQANGPDELEDIVEDVMREAVASVPSDQKTDDCPVEMSNSIQNKHGQSNLAVGKKRALDGCADIQDGAPEQIQETISEQQNEKFQEPSAVSIQKQRKTKVHPHKGRYNTAQSRRQGLAGAYCCIKSFIL, encoded by the exons ATGACCAGTGAAGTAGCGTTGGAGCACAAAAATGATGTTGTTGCTGAAAAAGCTGTGGAATTTCCCCGGGGACAAAGGCCTGGGTTAGGTCGTAAGCGTCCTCGATTTTCTTTGCTTCCTAATATAAG TCAACCTACCGTGAATTTGGAGCCAACTTTGGACTTTGATAAACTGAAAGGTCCAGAGGAATTCTTCTTGGCTTACGAAAGGCTTGAAA ATGCTAAAAAAGAAATAGCCAAGCAGACTGGCCATGTGTTTACAGATTCTGATCAGTACAATGTGTTCATGGTTCCACGGTCTCAACGACTGGGAATTCCGGG GAGATCTAGCATGGCAAAATACAAACATCTCTATCCAACCATGCTCTCCCAAGAAACCTCTGAGGAAGACATTCTGTCTAGTTGTGGTCCACAACAAGAACATGCATGTCCAAATGTTGCATCCCATCAAACAGAACCAGCAAATGCAGCATCACAACAACTGGAACCAACAAATGATGCATCACAACAAACAGAATCAGCAAGTGTTGCATCAGAAGAAATGGAACTAGATG ATTCAGAAGTCGAGGCTGAGAACAGCGTTAATAAATTTCTGGATGAATTCCTTTTGCATCATTATGAAGAGTTAGAAGGGGATGGGGCAATCAATCTATTACAAGACCGCTTGCAGATCAAACCTCTTCACATAGAAAAATTAAGCCTTCCTGAGCTGCCAGATATTCAAAGGATTAATTTCAAGGCATCTGGAGTAAACTTGCCAAAGCATAGGAATGTATTATCAGACATACACAACTTGTTGAATGGAGCAAAGAATATTACTCCAATGAAGCTGCAGAATGCAGAAAGTTCTGTTCCTAGTTTTGGTTCACCTACTCCACCAAAAAATCCACTGGCTTCGTTATCATTATTGAGGAAAGTTATATTTCAGCCAAATCTATCAAGCGATCCATTTTCAACTGTTGATATTGGCCAACCATCAGCAAGAAATGCTTCTCCTGTTGAAGACATTAATAAAGATTCTGATCCAATTGATGTGGAAAAGACTTTGTGCATTTCTTTTGAGTTGAACTCTCTAACAACTGAAGAAGATGATGGCACAATTGTTGATAGGAGTTCAACTATGGCAGTTGGAGATTTCACTTGTTCATTTGAGAAATGTTTGAATGAACGTTCTCTTAGACTTGCGTCTGGCAATGGGGTTGGCCTTAGGGAATCTGGTTTAGAGTTGGAGGATAATAATGTCTGTATggattatgatgtcataaatgagaatTTAAGTCAAGCTGATGCTGTTGTAAATCGTCAAGCAAATGGACCCGATGAACTAGAGGACATC GTGGAAGATGTGATGCGGGAAGCTGTGGCTTCTGTGCCTTCTGATCAAAAAACAGATGACTGTCCTGTGGAAATGTCAAACAGCATTCAGAATAAGCATG GCCAATCAAATCTTGCTGTGGGCAAAAAACGTGCATTAGATGGATGTGCTGACATTCAAGATGGTGCTCCAGAACAAATCCAAGAGACTATTTCAGAACAGCAAAATGAG AAATTTCAAGAACCTTCTGCAGTATCAATACAGAAGCAAAGAAAAACAAAAGTACATCCACACAAAGGACGATATAATACAGCACAGTCCAGAAGGCAAGGTCTTGCAGGTGCTTACTGTTGCATTAAGTCTTTCATCCTGTag
- the LOC110653834 gene encoding centromere protein C isoform X2, whose protein sequence is MTSEVALEHKNDVVAEKAVEFPRGQRPGLGRKRPRFSLLPNISQPTVNLEPTLDFDKLKGPEEFFLAYERLENAKKEIAKQTGHVFTDSDQYNVFMVPRSQRLGIPGRSSMAKYKHLYPTMLSQETSEEDILSSCGPQQEHACPNVASHQTEPANAASQQLEPTNDASQQTESASVASEEMELDDSEVEAENSVNKFLDEFLLHHYEELEGDGAINLLQDRLQIKPLHIEKLSLPELPDIQRINFKASGVNLPKHRNVLSDIHNLLNGAKNITPMKLQNAESSVPSFGSPTPPKNPLASLSLLRKVIFQPNLSSDPFSTVDIGQPSARNASPVEDINKDSDPIDVEKTLCISFELNSLTTEEDDGTIVDRSSTMAVGDFTCSFEKCLNERSLRLASGNGVGLRESGLELEDNNVCMDYDVINENLSQADAVVNRQANGPDELEDIVEDVMREAVASVPSDQKTDDCPVEMSNSIQNKHGQSNLAVGKKRALDGCADIQDGAPEQIQETISEQQNEKFQEPSAVSIQKQRKTKVHPHKGRYNTAQSRRQGLADQAMDGCDKCQDSTSDQIHDTTQEQTQATSPERHNEIQESSVISMNERIKAKPNPRKERKSKVLSGRQSLAGCGMSWETGVRRSTRIRSRPLEYWKGERFLYGRIHQSLATIIGIKYESPQKDKEKPTMKVKSFVSDEYKDLVEQAALY, encoded by the exons ATGACCAGTGAAGTAGCGTTGGAGCACAAAAATGATGTTGTTGCTGAAAAAGCTGTGGAATTTCCCCGGGGACAAAGGCCTGGGTTAGGTCGTAAGCGTCCTCGATTTTCTTTGCTTCCTAATATAAG TCAACCTACCGTGAATTTGGAGCCAACTTTGGACTTTGATAAACTGAAAGGTCCAGAGGAATTCTTCTTGGCTTACGAAAGGCTTGAAA ATGCTAAAAAAGAAATAGCCAAGCAGACTGGCCATGTGTTTACAGATTCTGATCAGTACAATGTGTTCATGGTTCCACGGTCTCAACGACTGGGAATTCCGGG GAGATCTAGCATGGCAAAATACAAACATCTCTATCCAACCATGCTCTCCCAAGAAACCTCTGAGGAAGACATTCTGTCTAGTTGTGGTCCACAACAAGAACATGCATGTCCAAATGTTGCATCCCATCAAACAGAACCAGCAAATGCAGCATCACAACAACTGGAACCAACAAATGATGCATCACAACAAACAGAATCAGCAAGTGTTGCATCAGAAGAAATGGAACTAGATG ATTCAGAAGTCGAGGCTGAGAACAGCGTTAATAAATTTCTGGATGAATTCCTTTTGCATCATTATGAAGAGTTAGAAGGGGATGGGGCAATCAATCTATTACAAGACCGCTTGCAGATCAAACCTCTTCACATAGAAAAATTAAGCCTTCCTGAGCTGCCAGATATTCAAAGGATTAATTTCAAGGCATCTGGAGTAAACTTGCCAAAGCATAGGAATGTATTATCAGACATACACAACTTGTTGAATGGAGCAAAGAATATTACTCCAATGAAGCTGCAGAATGCAGAAAGTTCTGTTCCTAGTTTTGGTTCACCTACTCCACCAAAAAATCCACTGGCTTCGTTATCATTATTGAGGAAAGTTATATTTCAGCCAAATCTATCAAGCGATCCATTTTCAACTGTTGATATTGGCCAACCATCAGCAAGAAATGCTTCTCCTGTTGAAGACATTAATAAAGATTCTGATCCAATTGATGTGGAAAAGACTTTGTGCATTTCTTTTGAGTTGAACTCTCTAACAACTGAAGAAGATGATGGCACAATTGTTGATAGGAGTTCAACTATGGCAGTTGGAGATTTCACTTGTTCATTTGAGAAATGTTTGAATGAACGTTCTCTTAGACTTGCGTCTGGCAATGGGGTTGGCCTTAGGGAATCTGGTTTAGAGTTGGAGGATAATAATGTCTGTATggattatgatgtcataaatgagaatTTAAGTCAAGCTGATGCTGTTGTAAATCGTCAAGCAAATGGACCCGATGAACTAGAGGACATC GTGGAAGATGTGATGCGGGAAGCTGTGGCTTCTGTGCCTTCTGATCAAAAAACAGATGACTGTCCTGTGGAAATGTCAAACAGCATTCAGAATAAGCATG GCCAATCAAATCTTGCTGTGGGCAAAAAACGTGCATTAGATGGATGTGCTGACATTCAAGATGGTGCTCCAGAACAAATCCAAGAGACTATTTCAGAACAGCAAAATGAG AAATTTCAAGAACCTTCTGCAGTATCAATACAGAAGCAAAGAAAAACAAAAGTACATCCACACAAAGGACGATATAATACAGCACAGTCCAGAAGGCAAGGTCTTGCAG ACCAAGCAATGGATGGGTGCGATAAATGCCAGGACAGCACTTCAGATCAAATCCATGACACTACTCAAGAACAAACCCAAGCCacttctccagaacgccacaatgaG ATTCAGGAATCCTCTGTGATATCAATGAATGAGAGAATCAAAGCAAAACCAAATCCAAGAAAAGAACGCAAGAGTAAAGTTCTCTCTGGGAGGCAAAGCCTTGCAG GTTGTGGTATGTCATGGGAAACTGGGGTAAGACGAAGCACCAGGATCAGGTCAAGACCTTTGGAGTATTGGAAAGGCGAAAGATTTTTATATGGGCGCATTCATCAGA GTTTGGCAACTATAATTGGGATAAAATACGAGTCTCCACAAAAAGATAAAGAAAAACCCACCATGAAGGTGAAATCTTTTGTCTCTGATGAATACAAAGATCTGGTTGAACAAGCTGCTCTGTATTGA
- the LOC110653834 gene encoding centromere protein C isoform X1, protein MTSEVALEHKNDVVAEKAVEFPRGQRPGLGRKRPRFSLLPNISQPTVNLEPTLDFDKLKGPEEFFLAYERLENAKKEIAKQTGHVFTDSDQYNVFMVPRSQRLGIPGRSSMAKYKHLYPTMLSQETSEEDILSSCGPQQEHACPNVASHQTEPANAASQQLEPTNDASQQTESASVASEEMELDDSEVEAENSVNKFLDEFLLHHYEELEGDGAINLLQDRLQIKPLHIEKLSLPELPDIQRINFKASGVNLPKHRNVLSDIHNLLNGAKNITPMKLQNAESSVPSFGSPTPPKNPLASLSLLRKVIFQPNLSSDPFSTVDIGQPSARNASPVEDINKDSDPIDVEKTLCISFELNSLTTEEDDGTIVDRSSTMAVGDFTCSFEKCLNERSLRLASGNGVGLRESGLELEDNNVCMDYDVINENLSQADAVVNRQANGPDELEDIVEDVMREAVASVPSDQKTDDCPVEMSNSIQNKHGQSNLAVGKKRALDGCADIQDGAPEQIQETISEQQNEKFQEPSAVSIQKQRKTKVHPHKGRYNTAQSRRQGLADQAMDGCDKCQDSTSDQIHDTTQEQTQATSPERHNEQIQESSVISMNERIKAKPNPRKERKSKVLSGRQSLAGCGMSWETGVRRSTRIRSRPLEYWKGERFLYGRIHQSLATIIGIKYESPQKDKEKPTMKVKSFVSDEYKDLVEQAALY, encoded by the exons ATGACCAGTGAAGTAGCGTTGGAGCACAAAAATGATGTTGTTGCTGAAAAAGCTGTGGAATTTCCCCGGGGACAAAGGCCTGGGTTAGGTCGTAAGCGTCCTCGATTTTCTTTGCTTCCTAATATAAG TCAACCTACCGTGAATTTGGAGCCAACTTTGGACTTTGATAAACTGAAAGGTCCAGAGGAATTCTTCTTGGCTTACGAAAGGCTTGAAA ATGCTAAAAAAGAAATAGCCAAGCAGACTGGCCATGTGTTTACAGATTCTGATCAGTACAATGTGTTCATGGTTCCACGGTCTCAACGACTGGGAATTCCGGG GAGATCTAGCATGGCAAAATACAAACATCTCTATCCAACCATGCTCTCCCAAGAAACCTCTGAGGAAGACATTCTGTCTAGTTGTGGTCCACAACAAGAACATGCATGTCCAAATGTTGCATCCCATCAAACAGAACCAGCAAATGCAGCATCACAACAACTGGAACCAACAAATGATGCATCACAACAAACAGAATCAGCAAGTGTTGCATCAGAAGAAATGGAACTAGATG ATTCAGAAGTCGAGGCTGAGAACAGCGTTAATAAATTTCTGGATGAATTCCTTTTGCATCATTATGAAGAGTTAGAAGGGGATGGGGCAATCAATCTATTACAAGACCGCTTGCAGATCAAACCTCTTCACATAGAAAAATTAAGCCTTCCTGAGCTGCCAGATATTCAAAGGATTAATTTCAAGGCATCTGGAGTAAACTTGCCAAAGCATAGGAATGTATTATCAGACATACACAACTTGTTGAATGGAGCAAAGAATATTACTCCAATGAAGCTGCAGAATGCAGAAAGTTCTGTTCCTAGTTTTGGTTCACCTACTCCACCAAAAAATCCACTGGCTTCGTTATCATTATTGAGGAAAGTTATATTTCAGCCAAATCTATCAAGCGATCCATTTTCAACTGTTGATATTGGCCAACCATCAGCAAGAAATGCTTCTCCTGTTGAAGACATTAATAAAGATTCTGATCCAATTGATGTGGAAAAGACTTTGTGCATTTCTTTTGAGTTGAACTCTCTAACAACTGAAGAAGATGATGGCACAATTGTTGATAGGAGTTCAACTATGGCAGTTGGAGATTTCACTTGTTCATTTGAGAAATGTTTGAATGAACGTTCTCTTAGACTTGCGTCTGGCAATGGGGTTGGCCTTAGGGAATCTGGTTTAGAGTTGGAGGATAATAATGTCTGTATggattatgatgtcataaatgagaatTTAAGTCAAGCTGATGCTGTTGTAAATCGTCAAGCAAATGGACCCGATGAACTAGAGGACATC GTGGAAGATGTGATGCGGGAAGCTGTGGCTTCTGTGCCTTCTGATCAAAAAACAGATGACTGTCCTGTGGAAATGTCAAACAGCATTCAGAATAAGCATG GCCAATCAAATCTTGCTGTGGGCAAAAAACGTGCATTAGATGGATGTGCTGACATTCAAGATGGTGCTCCAGAACAAATCCAAGAGACTATTTCAGAACAGCAAAATGAG AAATTTCAAGAACCTTCTGCAGTATCAATACAGAAGCAAAGAAAAACAAAAGTACATCCACACAAAGGACGATATAATACAGCACAGTCCAGAAGGCAAGGTCTTGCAG ACCAAGCAATGGATGGGTGCGATAAATGCCAGGACAGCACTTCAGATCAAATCCATGACACTACTCAAGAACAAACCCAAGCCacttctccagaacgccacaatgaG CAGATTCAGGAATCCTCTGTGATATCAATGAATGAGAGAATCAAAGCAAAACCAAATCCAAGAAAAGAACGCAAGAGTAAAGTTCTCTCTGGGAGGCAAAGCCTTGCAG GTTGTGGTATGTCATGGGAAACTGGGGTAAGACGAAGCACCAGGATCAGGTCAAGACCTTTGGAGTATTGGAAAGGCGAAAGATTTTTATATGGGCGCATTCATCAGA GTTTGGCAACTATAATTGGGATAAAATACGAGTCTCCACAAAAAGATAAAGAAAAACCCACCATGAAGGTGAAATCTTTTGTCTCTGATGAATACAAAGATCTGGTTGAACAAGCTGCTCTGTATTGA
- the LOC110653834 gene encoding centromere protein C isoform X3: MTSEVALEHKNDVVAEKAVEFPRGQRPGLGRKRPRFSLLPNISQPTVNLEPTLDFDKLKGPEEFFLAYERLENAKKEIAKQTGHVFTDSDQYNVFMVPRSQRLGIPGRSSMAKYKHLYPTMLSQETSEEDILSSCGPQQEHACPNVASHQTEPANAASQQLEPTNDASQQTESASVASEEMELDDSEVEAENSVNKFLDEFLLHHYEELEGDGAINLLQDRLQIKPLHIEKLSLPELPDIQRINFKASGVNLPKHRNVLSDIHNLLNGAKNITPMKLQNAESSVPSFGSPTPPKNPLASLSLLRKVIFQPNLSSDPFSTVDIGQPSARNASPVEDINKDSDPIDVEKTLCISFELNSLTTEEDDGTIVDRSSTMAVGDFTCSFEKCLNERSLRLASGNGVGLRESGLELEDNNVCMDYDVINENLSQADAVVNRQANGPDELEDIVEDVMREAVASVPSDQKTDDCPVEMSNSIQNKHGQSNLAVGKKRALDGCADIQDGAPEQIQETISEQQNEKFQEPSAVSIQKQRKTKVHPHKGRYNTAQSRRQGLAEYLLPWEFSYCQFVIDVILCHISFLFLQ, encoded by the exons ATGACCAGTGAAGTAGCGTTGGAGCACAAAAATGATGTTGTTGCTGAAAAAGCTGTGGAATTTCCCCGGGGACAAAGGCCTGGGTTAGGTCGTAAGCGTCCTCGATTTTCTTTGCTTCCTAATATAAG TCAACCTACCGTGAATTTGGAGCCAACTTTGGACTTTGATAAACTGAAAGGTCCAGAGGAATTCTTCTTGGCTTACGAAAGGCTTGAAA ATGCTAAAAAAGAAATAGCCAAGCAGACTGGCCATGTGTTTACAGATTCTGATCAGTACAATGTGTTCATGGTTCCACGGTCTCAACGACTGGGAATTCCGGG GAGATCTAGCATGGCAAAATACAAACATCTCTATCCAACCATGCTCTCCCAAGAAACCTCTGAGGAAGACATTCTGTCTAGTTGTGGTCCACAACAAGAACATGCATGTCCAAATGTTGCATCCCATCAAACAGAACCAGCAAATGCAGCATCACAACAACTGGAACCAACAAATGATGCATCACAACAAACAGAATCAGCAAGTGTTGCATCAGAAGAAATGGAACTAGATG ATTCAGAAGTCGAGGCTGAGAACAGCGTTAATAAATTTCTGGATGAATTCCTTTTGCATCATTATGAAGAGTTAGAAGGGGATGGGGCAATCAATCTATTACAAGACCGCTTGCAGATCAAACCTCTTCACATAGAAAAATTAAGCCTTCCTGAGCTGCCAGATATTCAAAGGATTAATTTCAAGGCATCTGGAGTAAACTTGCCAAAGCATAGGAATGTATTATCAGACATACACAACTTGTTGAATGGAGCAAAGAATATTACTCCAATGAAGCTGCAGAATGCAGAAAGTTCTGTTCCTAGTTTTGGTTCACCTACTCCACCAAAAAATCCACTGGCTTCGTTATCATTATTGAGGAAAGTTATATTTCAGCCAAATCTATCAAGCGATCCATTTTCAACTGTTGATATTGGCCAACCATCAGCAAGAAATGCTTCTCCTGTTGAAGACATTAATAAAGATTCTGATCCAATTGATGTGGAAAAGACTTTGTGCATTTCTTTTGAGTTGAACTCTCTAACAACTGAAGAAGATGATGGCACAATTGTTGATAGGAGTTCAACTATGGCAGTTGGAGATTTCACTTGTTCATTTGAGAAATGTTTGAATGAACGTTCTCTTAGACTTGCGTCTGGCAATGGGGTTGGCCTTAGGGAATCTGGTTTAGAGTTGGAGGATAATAATGTCTGTATggattatgatgtcataaatgagaatTTAAGTCAAGCTGATGCTGTTGTAAATCGTCAAGCAAATGGACCCGATGAACTAGAGGACATC GTGGAAGATGTGATGCGGGAAGCTGTGGCTTCTGTGCCTTCTGATCAAAAAACAGATGACTGTCCTGTGGAAATGTCAAACAGCATTCAGAATAAGCATG GCCAATCAAATCTTGCTGTGGGCAAAAAACGTGCATTAGATGGATGTGCTGACATTCAAGATGGTGCTCCAGAACAAATCCAAGAGACTATTTCAGAACAGCAAAATGAG AAATTTCAAGAACCTTCTGCAGTATCAATACAGAAGCAAAGAAAAACAAAAGTACATCCACACAAAGGACGATATAATACAGCACAGTCCAGAAGGCAAGGTCTTGCAG AATACCTTCTGCCCTGGGAATTTAGTTATTGTCAATTTGTCATTGACGTGATTTTGTGCcatatttcatttctttttctgcAATGA